CTGACCGGTGATGGAGGCCACGGATTCCATTCGCTGACGCTCAGTCCACCCGAGGCTTGAAGACTGCCACCCGCTTCGTGGGTTCAAATCCGCTCATTTTTTCAACTCTTCACTGGCATCACTAACCACTAACCACTTTCTTTATTCTACTTTGGGGCAATTTTTTTCAACGTGCTGGAAATCTGTTGTTGTTGCGCTTCGGTCAAGCGTGGGGCGCCTTTTTTGAGAAAACCAAGAAAGGCTTTGATTTCTTCGTCGCTGCCCGGATATCCAATATTTTTCTGGTTGGGCATCTGGTTGGAATCAGCCACCTTTTTGCCTTTTTTATCCAGAATGACACAATAGGGCAACCCCGCATTTTCACCACCCCATTGTTTCAAATAGTCTTCGCCGCCTGGATTTTCGAGGGCTTCCTTTTCGCCGCGTTCCAAAACATCCAGTTCAAGGAACACAAAGTTTTCGCTGAATGGTTTTTGAATTTCGAGCAATCCCAACGCTGCGCTCAACCGACGACACCAGATGCACCACGAAGCCGTGAACTTTATAAACACGGCTTTGTTTGAAGCTTTGGCTTCGGCGGTTGCCGTGGCAATCAAGTCTTTAGCTGCAGTTGGTGCGACAGTACTTCTCAGGTTCATATCTGCTTTTACTGGAACAGTTCCTGCAAACTGCATCCCCACCGCCAGCACCAACCCAATCGTAAGGTAAAGTTTTTTCAATGACATAGGGTTACTTT
This genomic window from Acidobacteriota bacterium contains:
- a CDS encoding thioredoxin family protein; the encoded protein is MSLKKLYLTIGLVLAVGMQFAGTVPVKADMNLRSTVAPTAAKDLIATATAEAKASNKAVFIKFTASWCIWCRRLSAALGLLEIQKPFSENFVFLELDVLERGEKEALENPGGEDYLKQWGGENAGLPYCVILDKKGKKVADSNQMPNQKNIGYPGSDEEIKAFLGFLKKGAPRLTEAQQQQISSTLKKIAPK